The following proteins come from a genomic window of Corynebacterium hansenii:
- a CDS encoding MazG nucleotide pyrophosphohydrolase domain-containing protein — MTIIVLDPRFPTAIPLEAAGLLTGQVAYTEEVPIRVRWAIADAGGHSVADAEVLVTTDVENDEVLDRMAAGEKVYDVGLGVAPNPPAAIEAAAPAAAIGTGAGAPSQSNGPGEAEQPAAAAQPGDWAQPESDQRAEAASQWQETPREAPGPGAAGERFPRLAEAIDVMAAARRTGEWEAGQTHASLLPYLIEEAFEFIDAVGEGGDIRGELSDLLLQVLFQAEVAEDFDIEDVAAAFVDKMRRRKPYLFDGSRDTGEGAELMPLEEQEAAWDAGRGGPRSQPAQYLPALSLAEEAIRRARRMGLADSDIPVDLMCPTPGLELESGSEARTRFVAREFLAYLDTLETGETPE, encoded by the coding sequence ATGACCATCATCGTGTTGGACCCGCGGTTCCCCACCGCCATCCCGCTCGAGGCGGCGGGCCTGCTGACGGGGCAGGTGGCGTACACCGAGGAGGTGCCGATCCGCGTCCGATGGGCCATCGCCGACGCCGGCGGGCATTCCGTGGCCGACGCCGAGGTGCTGGTCACCACCGACGTGGAGAACGACGAGGTCCTGGACCGCATGGCCGCGGGGGAGAAGGTCTACGACGTCGGGCTCGGCGTCGCCCCGAATCCGCCGGCGGCGATCGAGGCCGCCGCGCCGGCCGCGGCCATCGGAACCGGGGCCGGGGCGCCGTCGCAAAGCAATGGCCCGGGGGAGGCGGAGCAACCCGCGGCCGCCGCCCAGCCGGGGGACTGGGCCCAACCGGAGTCCGATCAGCGGGCTGAGGCCGCCTCCCAGTGGCAGGAGACCCCGCGGGAGGCGCCCGGTCCGGGAGCCGCAGGGGAGCGGTTCCCGCGGTTGGCCGAGGCCATCGACGTCATGGCCGCCGCCCGCCGCACCGGCGAATGGGAGGCCGGGCAGACCCACGCCAGCCTGCTGCCGTACCTCATCGAGGAAGCCTTCGAGTTCATCGACGCCGTCGGCGAGGGCGGCGACATCCGCGGCGAACTGTCGGATCTGCTGCTGCAGGTGCTGTTCCAGGCGGAGGTCGCCGAGGACTTCGACATCGAGGACGTCGCCGCGGCCTTCGTGGACAAGATGCGCCGCCGCAAGCCCTACCTCTTCGACGGCTCGCGCGACACCGGCGAAGGCGCGGAACTGATGCCGCTGGAGGAGCAGGAGGCCGCCTGGGACGCCGGCCGAGGCGGCCCGCGCTCGCAGCCCGCCCAGTACCTGCCGGCGCTGTCGCTGGCGGAGGAGGCCATCCGCCGCGCCCGCCGCATGGGCCTTGCCGACTCGGACATCCCGGTCGATCTCATGTGCCCGACTCCGGGGTTGGAGCTGGAGTCCGGCTCGGAGGCCCGCACCCGCTTCGTCGCCCGCGAATTCCTGGCGTACCTGGACACCCTCGAGACCGGCGAAACGCCGGAGTGA
- a CDS encoding Ppx/GppA phosphatase family protein, with protein sequence MTRFGAVDCGTNSIRMLITDVRRGDDGVLELTELHRVMEIVRLGEGVDATGRLADAALERVRGALTNYADLMRAEGVEAVRMVATSASRDASNRDEFFAMTREILSDWGVEAQVISGDEEAALSFRGAVDDFHPEEGPFCVIDVGGGSTEVIVGDYDGTVHGALSVPMGSVRLTERFLVDSPPPPDQVEAARRYVADQTKRVLESVPLAGARTIVGCAGTFTTLTALAQGLETYDPSAIHLSTLRFGALRSLNQSVLDTDRRTLAENPVMHPGRADVFAGGVVVIDGLMDMFEAANAEAKEKGTRDAVPLEFHVSEKDILDGIVAGLVDERLARAQG encoded by the coding sequence ATGACCCGCTTCGGGGCCGTGGACTGCGGCACGAACTCGATCCGCATGCTCATCACCGACGTGCGCCGCGGCGATGACGGCGTGCTGGAACTGACCGAGCTGCACCGCGTGATGGAGATCGTCCGCCTGGGCGAGGGCGTGGACGCCACGGGCCGGTTGGCGGATGCCGCACTGGAGCGCGTCCGCGGGGCCCTGACGAATTACGCCGACCTGATGCGCGCCGAGGGCGTGGAGGCCGTGCGCATGGTGGCGACGTCCGCCTCGCGCGATGCGTCGAATCGCGACGAGTTCTTCGCCATGACCCGCGAGATCCTCTCCGATTGGGGAGTGGAGGCGCAGGTCATCTCGGGTGACGAGGAGGCGGCGCTGTCCTTCCGCGGGGCGGTCGACGACTTCCACCCGGAGGAGGGCCCGTTCTGCGTCATCGACGTCGGCGGCGGGTCGACGGAGGTGATCGTCGGCGATTACGACGGCACGGTGCACGGGGCGCTGTCGGTGCCGATGGGCAGCGTCCGCCTGACGGAGCGGTTCCTGGTCGATTCCCCGCCGCCGCCGGACCAGGTGGAGGCCGCGCGGCGCTACGTCGCGGACCAGACCAAGCGGGTGCTGGAGTCCGTGCCGCTGGCCGGCGCCCGCACCATCGTCGGGTGCGCGGGCACGTTCACCACGCTGACGGCGCTGGCGCAGGGCCTGGAGACCTACGACCCCTCGGCGATCCACCTGTCGACGCTGCGTTTCGGCGCGCTGCGGTCGCTGAACCAGTCGGTGCTCGACACCGACCGCCGGACGCTGGCGGAGAACCCCGTCATGCACCCGGGCCGCGCCGACGTCTTCGCCGGCGGCGTCGTGGTCATCGACGGCCTGATGGACATGTTCGAGGCCGCCAACGCCGAGGCGAAGGAGAAGGGCACCCGCGACGCCGTGCCCCTCGAATTCCACGTGAGCGAGAAGGATATCCTGGACGGCATCGTCGCCGGCCTGGTCGACGAGCGCCTGGCCCGCGCGCAGGGTTAG
- a CDS encoding lytic transglycosylase domain-containing protein, with protein sequence MVGAMTMFAGPVKLPFTMQPIPDNVPPAAAEPAPRIDVHAPGRTADQLTEWAKPIAASTRIPSAALRAYGNAEVLAAESWPGCHLSWNTLAGLGQVETRHGTYTGDWLKPAEIQADGVVRPSIIGVPLDGSPGFAEIRDTDGGELDGDSEHDRAVGPMQFIPETWRRYGIDASGDGVADPHNIDDAAASAARLLCSGGRDLSTPEDWTSAIRSYNQSDEYVRDVRDAAANYALNQPA encoded by the coding sequence ATGGTCGGGGCGATGACCATGTTCGCGGGCCCGGTGAAGCTGCCCTTCACCATGCAGCCGATCCCGGACAACGTGCCGCCCGCCGCCGCCGAGCCCGCGCCGCGCATCGACGTCCACGCCCCGGGCCGCACCGCCGACCAGCTGACGGAATGGGCGAAGCCCATCGCGGCGTCGACCCGCATCCCCTCCGCGGCGCTGCGCGCCTACGGCAACGCCGAGGTCCTCGCCGCCGAATCGTGGCCGGGATGCCACCTGTCGTGGAACACGCTGGCCGGGCTCGGCCAGGTGGAGACGCGCCACGGCACGTACACCGGCGACTGGCTCAAGCCCGCCGAAATCCAGGCCGACGGCGTCGTCCGCCCGTCGATCATCGGCGTGCCGCTCGACGGATCGCCCGGCTTCGCGGAGATCCGGGACACCGACGGCGGCGAACTCGACGGTGATTCCGAACACGATCGGGCCGTGGGACCGATGCAGTTCATCCCGGAAACGTGGCGCCGGTACGGAATCGACGCCAGCGGCGACGGCGTCGCCGACCCGCACAACATCGACGACGCCGCGGCCTCCGCCGCCCGCCTGCTGTGCTCCGGCGGCCGGGATTTGTCCACTCCGGAGGACTGGACGTCGGCGATCCGGTCCTACAACCAGTCCGACGAATACGTCCGCGACGTCCGCGACGCCGCCGCCAACTACGCGCTGAACCAGCCGGCCTGA
- a CDS encoding DUF501 domain-containing protein, whose product MTVDPADLEAVAEQLGRTPRGVLEISYRCPDGAPGVVKTAPRLDDGTPFPTLHYLTDPRLTAEASRLEVAGVMRDMSARLLEDEELAADYRAAHEHYLRERNAIEDLGTDFSGGGMPDRVKCLHVLIAYALAEGPEHFRLGTEAVALAAEGTGLRGTAIPADWPTCAELGIERGDG is encoded by the coding sequence ATGACCGTCGACCCCGCCGATTTGGAGGCCGTGGCCGAACAGCTGGGCCGCACCCCGCGTGGCGTGCTGGAGATCTCCTACCGGTGCCCGGACGGCGCGCCCGGCGTGGTGAAGACCGCGCCGCGCCTGGATGACGGCACGCCGTTTCCGACGCTGCACTACTTGACGGATCCGCGCCTGACCGCCGAGGCCTCGCGCCTGGAGGTCGCCGGCGTGATGCGCGACATGTCGGCGCGCCTGCTGGAGGACGAGGAGCTGGCGGCGGATTACCGCGCCGCCCACGAGCATTACCTGCGCGAGCGCAACGCCATCGAGGATCTGGGCACGGATTTCTCGGGCGGCGGCATGCCCGATCGGGTGAAGTGCCTGCACGTGCTCATCGCGTATGCGCTGGCGGAGGGCCCGGAGCATTTCCGGCTGGGCACCGAGGCCGTGGCGCTGGCGGCCGAGGGCACCGGCCTGCGCGGCACTGCCATCCCGGCGGATTGGCCGACGTGCGCCGAGCTCGGCATCGAGAGGGGCGACGGATGA
- a CDS encoding FtsB family cell division protein has protein sequence MGTTARGRRGRGGSAATASDRRGGGGLSSLTTGQTLTMALLLVFLVLTLAMPLRTFAEQRAELAKTRENIARMEERTRQLQAEKDRFSDPGYVKEQARIRLGLVEEGETPFRIIDPALGAGPGEEPVGAEAPPAKPWYAQLWDSVSVPPQKEKPANPARDEATRPDRLPTVPEPAPEPQPDAGPPPQ, from the coding sequence ATGGGAACAACAGCGCGTGGCCGCCGAGGGCGAGGGGGAAGCGCCGCGACCGCGTCGGATCGGCGGGGCGGCGGGGGGCTGTCGTCGCTGACGACGGGCCAGACGCTGACCATGGCCCTGCTGCTGGTGTTCCTGGTGCTGACGTTGGCCATGCCGCTGCGGACCTTCGCCGAACAGCGCGCCGAACTGGCGAAGACCAGGGAGAACATCGCGCGGATGGAGGAGCGGACCCGCCAGCTGCAGGCGGAGAAGGACCGTTTCTCCGACCCGGGGTACGTGAAGGAGCAGGCCCGGATCCGGCTCGGGCTGGTCGAGGAGGGCGAAACCCCGTTCCGCATCATCGACCCGGCGCTGGGGGCGGGCCCGGGCGAGGAACCGGTGGGCGCCGAGGCGCCGCCGGCGAAGCCGTGGTACGCGCAGTTGTGGGATTCGGTGTCGGTGCCCCCGCAAAAGGAGAAGCCGGCGAACCCCGCGCGCGACGAGGCGACGCGACCGGATCGGCTGCCCACCGTGCCCGAGCCCGCGCCGGAGCCGCAACCCGACGCCGGGCCACCGCCGCAGTGA
- a CDS encoding succinic semialdehyde dehydrogenase translates to MNATTTETERATGAQDIRNPLTPDVVERLLKRASVAGSETRTISSPFTGEPLADIPVGDAADVERAFDRARFAQAAWARVPVASRREVLHRFHDLVLTHQDQLMDVVQAETGKNRASAFEEVLHVAITARYYGNQAEDLLKPAKAHGALPVLSPTTVHHHPKGVVGVISPWNYPLTLAVSDAVAAVMAGNAIVLKPDSTTPFSALMAVDLLYRAGLPEDVVQVVPGPGSVVGQAIVANADYLMFTGSSETGRSLAKQCGERLIGFSAELGGKNPMIVAEDANVGQAVEGARIACFTNSGHLCVSIERIYVADAVWDEFVPAFADRTKAMSLGPGYGWDVEMGSLQSQGQFDIVQKMVHDAVEAGATVLAGGRARPDLGPLFYEPTVLTDVPEGVELLTEEVFGPVVVVQRVADAEEAIRRANDSRYGLNASLWCSPSRAKDLAPKIHAGSVNVNDGFAATFASVDAPMGGFKESGVGRRQGAEGLLKYTDAQTVTVQRLSPISIPVLERETYAKVFTTALKLGKKFGILP, encoded by the coding sequence ATGAACGCGACCACGACCGAGACCGAACGCGCCACCGGCGCGCAGGACATCCGCAATCCCCTGACGCCCGACGTCGTCGAACGGCTGCTCAAGCGCGCCTCCGTCGCGGGGTCCGAAACCCGCACCATCTCCTCCCCCTTCACCGGCGAACCGCTGGCGGACATCCCCGTCGGCGACGCCGCCGACGTCGAGCGGGCCTTCGACCGCGCCCGGTTCGCGCAGGCCGCATGGGCGCGCGTGCCCGTCGCCTCGCGCCGCGAGGTCCTGCACCGCTTCCACGACCTTGTGCTAACCCACCAGGACCAGCTGATGGACGTCGTGCAGGCGGAGACCGGCAAGAACCGCGCCTCGGCGTTCGAGGAAGTCCTCCACGTGGCCATCACCGCCCGCTACTACGGCAACCAGGCGGAGGACCTGCTCAAGCCGGCGAAGGCCCACGGCGCGCTGCCGGTGCTCAGCCCGACCACGGTGCACCACCACCCCAAGGGCGTCGTCGGCGTGATCAGCCCGTGGAATTACCCGCTGACGCTGGCGGTCTCCGACGCCGTCGCCGCGGTCATGGCGGGCAACGCGATCGTGCTCAAGCCCGACTCCACCACGCCGTTCTCCGCGCTGATGGCCGTCGACCTGCTCTACCGCGCGGGCCTGCCGGAGGACGTGGTCCAGGTCGTGCCCGGCCCCGGCTCCGTCGTGGGCCAGGCGATCGTGGCCAACGCCGATTACCTCATGTTCACCGGCTCCTCCGAGACCGGCCGCTCGCTGGCCAAGCAGTGCGGCGAGCGCCTGATCGGCTTCTCCGCGGAGCTCGGCGGCAAGAACCCGATGATCGTCGCCGAGGACGCCAACGTCGGCCAGGCCGTGGAGGGCGCCCGCATCGCGTGCTTCACCAACTCCGGCCACCTGTGCGTGTCCATCGAGCGCATCTACGTCGCCGACGCCGTGTGGGACGAGTTCGTGCCGGCCTTCGCCGACCGCACCAAGGCCATGAGCCTGGGCCCCGGCTACGGCTGGGACGTCGAGATGGGGTCGCTGCAGTCGCAGGGCCAGTTCGACATCGTGCAGAAGATGGTCCACGACGCCGTCGAGGCCGGCGCCACGGTGCTGGCCGGCGGCCGCGCCCGCCCGGACCTGGGCCCCCTGTTCTACGAGCCGACCGTGCTCACCGACGTCCCCGAGGGCGTCGAGCTGCTCACCGAGGAGGTCTTCGGCCCGGTGGTCGTGGTGCAGCGCGTCGCCGACGCCGAGGAGGCCATCCGCCGCGCCAACGACTCCCGCTACGGCCTCAACGCCTCGCTGTGGTGCTCGCCGTCGCGCGCGAAGGATCTGGCGCCGAAGATCCACGCCGGTTCCGTCAACGTCAACGACGGCTTCGCGGCCACCTTCGCCTCCGTCGACGCCCCGATGGGCGGCTTCAAGGAGTCCGGCGTCGGCCGCCGCCAGGGCGCCGAGGGCCTGCTGAAGTACACCGACGCCCAGACCGTCACCGTCCAGCGCCTCTCGCCGATTTCGATCCCGGTGCTGGAGCGCGAGACCTACGCGAAGGTATTCACCACCGCCCTGAAGCTGGGCAAGAAGTTCGGCATCCTGCCGTAG
- the eno gene encoding phosphopyruvate hydratase, translating into MAAPIIGLNALEILDSRGNPTVEVEVALEDGSIGRAMVPSGASTGEHEAYELRDGGDRYQGKGCRQAVDNVLDAIQEELIGEFADDQRKIDKLMIDLDGTPNKKKLGANAILGVSMAVADAAAQSAGLELYQYVGGPNGHVLPVPMMNILNGGAHADSGVDVQEFMIAPIGAESFSEALRTGAEVYHALKKVIKDKGLSTGLGDEGGFAPSVDSTRAALDLINEAIEAAGYKLGEDVALALDVASSEFYEDGVYSFEGGKHSAEEMAKVYAELVEEYAIVSIEDPLDENDWDGWVELTKQIGDKVQLVGDDFFVTNPARLSEGIEKGAANALLVKVNQIGTLAETFEAVAMAHNNGYKTMMSHRSGETEDTTIADLAVALNCGQIKTGAPARSERVAKYNRLLRIEQQLGDAAVYAGRSAFPRFKK; encoded by the coding sequence ATGGCTGCCCCCATCATCGGACTGAACGCGCTCGAGATCCTGGACTCCCGCGGCAACCCGACCGTCGAGGTCGAGGTCGCGCTGGAAGACGGCTCGATCGGCCGCGCCATGGTGCCGTCCGGCGCCTCCACCGGCGAGCACGAGGCCTACGAGCTTCGCGACGGCGGCGACCGCTACCAGGGCAAGGGCTGCCGCCAGGCGGTCGACAACGTCCTGGACGCCATCCAGGAGGAGCTGATCGGAGAGTTCGCCGATGACCAGCGCAAGATCGACAAGCTGATGATCGACCTGGACGGAACCCCGAACAAGAAGAAGCTGGGCGCCAACGCCATCCTGGGCGTGTCCATGGCCGTCGCCGACGCCGCCGCGCAGTCCGCCGGCCTGGAGCTGTACCAGTACGTCGGCGGCCCCAACGGCCACGTCCTGCCGGTTCCGATGATGAACATCCTCAACGGCGGCGCCCACGCCGACTCCGGCGTCGACGTCCAGGAATTCATGATCGCCCCGATCGGCGCGGAGTCCTTCTCCGAGGCCCTGCGCACCGGCGCCGAGGTCTACCACGCCCTGAAGAAGGTCATCAAGGACAAGGGCCTGTCCACCGGCCTGGGCGACGAGGGCGGATTCGCCCCGTCCGTCGACTCCACCCGCGCCGCGCTGGACCTGATCAACGAGGCCATCGAGGCCGCCGGCTACAAGTTGGGCGAGGATGTCGCGCTGGCGCTCGACGTCGCGTCGTCGGAGTTCTACGAGGACGGCGTCTACAGCTTCGAGGGCGGCAAGCACTCCGCCGAGGAGATGGCGAAGGTCTACGCCGAGCTCGTCGAGGAGTACGCCATCGTGTCCATCGAGGACCCGCTGGACGAGAACGACTGGGACGGCTGGGTCGAGCTGACCAAGCAGATCGGCGACAAGGTCCAGCTGGTCGGCGACGACTTCTTCGTCACCAACCCGGCCCGCCTGTCGGAGGGCATCGAGAAGGGCGCCGCCAACGCCCTGCTGGTCAAGGTCAACCAGATCGGCACCCTGGCCGAGACCTTCGAGGCCGTCGCCATGGCGCACAACAACGGCTACAAGACCATGATGTCGCACCGCTCCGGCGAGACCGAGGACACCACCATCGCCGACCTGGCCGTCGCCCTGAACTGCGGCCAGATCAAGACCGGTGCCCCGGCCCGCTCCGAGCGCGTGGCCAAGTACAACCGCCTGCTGCGCATCGAGCAGCAGCTCGGCGACGCCGCGGTCTACGCCGGCCGTTCCGCGTTCCCGCGCTTCAAGAAGTAA
- the mfd gene encoding transcription-repair coupling factor encodes MAGTKVAGPMVAPLSGLAQVVAGEPQLRGVVKHLGDAELHLTGNDRVRPHLIAAMAAKVPVLAVTATGREAEDLTAELRAMLGDGAAMFPSWETLPHERLSPAVDTVATRRAVLSGVKSGKVRVVVAAVRSLVQPVLDDGAGPIRIAVDEEVPDLPEKLERHGYSRVDMVGRRGQFAVRGGIVDVFPATADNPVRVELWGDEVSELRLFSVGDQRTIPEQEGAGPIEVVEVHACRALLLDDAVRARAGELAKERSGDVQEMLVRISDGQWVDGMEALIPLLTDRPLVPLPELMPENAHTLLCGPERIRSRAADLIVTGDEFMAAAWETAAMGGGAPIPADGLEASAYRDLDDVRRAPWWSISPPGMLDGGITEDDVLPLTYEPGPEPRGDLKAIGAMMAQLREATVDGQRVAYIAGTPAGVRRQAEKFREAGIACRIATGPEQPEPGRITVYQGVSHGGLVFPRTDGGALTLIAEADLTGNRVTDIGGGRRKPSKRRNRVDPLALEAGDYVVHDTHGIGRFVKLTERTIGTGDDQARREYVVLEYASGKRGGPPDQLYVPMESLDQLTRYVGGEKPTLSKMGGSDWKTTKRKARGAVREIAEELVKLYAERQAAPGHAFAPDSPWQTEMEDNFPFAETEDQLTAIAEIKADMEKPAPMDRVLIGDVGYGKTEVALRAAFKAVQDGRQVAVLVPTTLLAQQHLATFTERMEGFPVTIRGLSRFTPTRESKEIIKGLAEGTVDIVIGTHRLLQTGVSWKQLGLVIVDEEQRFGVEHKEHIKALRNHVDVLTMSATPIPRTLEMSMAGIREMSQILTPPEDRHPVLTYVGAQSDKQIAAAIRRELLRDGQVFYLHNKVSTIDKAAQKVRDLVPEARVVVAHGQMGEEMLERTVQGFWDREFDVLVCTTIVETGLDIANANTLIVENAHHMGLSQLHQLRGRVGRSRERAYAYFLYPADQTLTENSYDRLATIAQNNDLGAGMAVAMKDLEMRGAGNVLGAEQSGHISGVGFDMYVRLVGEAVAAMKAVADGETPDASAQEPKEIRIDLPVDANIPASYVDSERLRLEAYRKFASAQAMEDIDVVLDELVDRYGEPPIEVQRLAAISRLRIICREFGVHEVQTAGSHIKIGPMELADSKQVRLKRLHPQSTYRAASRTVSVAVPKEGKGLRAKPVRDVALVQWVADFLTGMAGIPVMDIVGGAPGGKDRK; translated from the coding sequence ATGGCGGGCACGAAGGTGGCGGGCCCGATGGTGGCCCCGCTGTCGGGTTTGGCCCAGGTGGTGGCGGGGGAGCCGCAGCTGAGGGGCGTCGTCAAGCATCTCGGTGACGCCGAGCTGCACCTGACCGGCAACGACCGCGTCCGCCCGCACCTGATCGCGGCGATGGCCGCGAAGGTCCCCGTGCTCGCGGTGACCGCGACGGGGCGCGAGGCGGAGGATCTGACGGCGGAGCTGCGCGCGATGCTCGGCGACGGCGCCGCGATGTTCCCGTCGTGGGAGACGCTGCCGCACGAGCGCCTGTCGCCGGCGGTCGACACCGTGGCCACGCGCCGGGCGGTGTTGTCCGGGGTGAAGTCGGGGAAGGTGCGCGTCGTCGTCGCGGCGGTGCGCTCGCTGGTGCAGCCGGTGCTCGACGACGGCGCGGGGCCGATCCGCATCGCCGTCGACGAAGAGGTCCCGGATCTGCCGGAGAAGCTCGAGCGCCACGGGTACTCGCGGGTCGACATGGTCGGCCGGCGCGGGCAGTTCGCCGTGCGCGGCGGCATCGTCGACGTGTTCCCGGCGACGGCGGACAACCCGGTCCGCGTGGAGCTGTGGGGCGACGAGGTCTCCGAGCTGCGCCTGTTCTCCGTCGGCGACCAGCGCACCATCCCGGAGCAGGAGGGCGCCGGGCCGATCGAGGTCGTGGAGGTCCACGCCTGCCGGGCCCTGCTTCTCGACGACGCCGTCCGCGCACGCGCCGGGGAACTGGCGAAGGAGCGTTCGGGTGACGTCCAGGAGATGCTCGTGCGCATTTCCGATGGGCAGTGGGTCGACGGCATGGAGGCCCTCATCCCGCTGCTGACCGACCGCCCGCTCGTGCCGCTGCCCGAACTGATGCCCGAAAACGCCCACACCCTGCTGTGCGGGCCCGAGCGGATCCGGTCGCGCGCGGCGGATCTGATCGTCACCGGCGACGAGTTCATGGCCGCCGCCTGGGAGACCGCGGCGATGGGCGGCGGCGCGCCGATCCCGGCCGACGGGCTGGAGGCCAGCGCCTACCGCGACCTCGACGACGTGCGACGCGCCCCCTGGTGGTCGATTTCCCCGCCCGGCATGCTCGACGGCGGCATCACCGAAGACGACGTGCTGCCGCTGACCTACGAGCCCGGCCCGGAACCGCGCGGCGACCTCAAGGCGATCGGCGCGATGATGGCCCAGCTGCGCGAGGCCACGGTCGACGGGCAGCGCGTGGCCTACATCGCCGGGACCCCGGCCGGCGTGCGCCGCCAGGCGGAGAAGTTCCGCGAAGCGGGCATCGCCTGCCGCATCGCCACCGGCCCGGAACAGCCCGAACCGGGGCGCATCACCGTCTACCAGGGCGTCAGCCACGGCGGCCTGGTGTTCCCGCGCACCGACGGCGGGGCGCTGACGCTCATCGCCGAAGCCGACCTCACCGGCAACCGCGTCACCGACATCGGCGGCGGCCGCCGCAAGCCGTCCAAGCGCCGCAACCGCGTCGACCCGCTGGCGCTGGAGGCCGGCGACTACGTCGTGCACGACACCCACGGCATCGGGCGCTTCGTCAAACTCACCGAACGCACCATCGGCACCGGCGACGACCAGGCGCGGCGGGAATACGTCGTGCTCGAGTACGCCTCCGGCAAGCGCGGCGGGCCGCCCGACCAGCTCTACGTGCCCATGGAGAGCCTGGACCAGCTGACCCGCTACGTCGGCGGCGAGAAGCCCACCCTGTCGAAGATGGGCGGCTCCGACTGGAAGACCACCAAGCGCAAGGCCCGCGGGGCGGTGCGCGAAATCGCCGAGGAGCTGGTCAAGCTCTACGCCGAGCGGCAGGCCGCGCCGGGCCACGCCTTCGCGCCGGACTCGCCGTGGCAGACGGAGATGGAGGACAACTTCCCCTTCGCCGAAACCGAGGACCAGCTCACCGCCATCGCCGAGATCAAGGCGGACATGGAGAAGCCGGCGCCGATGGACCGCGTGCTCATCGGCGACGTCGGCTACGGCAAGACCGAGGTCGCCCTGCGCGCCGCGTTCAAGGCGGTGCAGGACGGCCGCCAGGTCGCCGTGCTCGTGCCCACCACGCTGCTGGCGCAGCAGCACCTGGCCACGTTCACCGAGCGCATGGAGGGCTTCCCCGTCACCATCCGGGGTCTGAGCCGCTTCACTCCCACGCGCGAGTCGAAGGAGATCATCAAGGGGCTGGCCGAGGGCACGGTCGACATCGTCATCGGCACCCACCGCCTGCTGCAGACGGGCGTGTCGTGGAAGCAGCTGGGCCTGGTCATCGTCGACGAGGAGCAGCGCTTCGGCGTCGAGCACAAGGAGCACATCAAGGCGCTGCGCAATCACGTCGACGTGCTGACCATGTCGGCGACGCCGATCCCGCGCACGCTGGAGATGTCGATGGCCGGCATCCGCGAGATGAGCCAGATCCTCACTCCGCCGGAGGATCGCCACCCGGTGTTGACGTACGTCGGCGCGCAGTCCGACAAGCAGATCGCCGCGGCGATCCGACGCGAGCTGCTTCGCGACGGCCAGGTGTTCTACCTGCACAACAAGGTCAGCACCATCGACAAGGCCGCGCAGAAGGTCCGCGACCTGGTGCCCGAGGCGCGCGTGGTGGTGGCCCACGGCCAAATGGGCGAGGAAATGCTCGAGCGCACGGTCCAGGGTTTCTGGGACCGCGAATTCGACGTGCTCGTGTGCACGACCATCGTGGAAACCGGCCTGGACATCGCCAACGCCAACACCCTGATCGTGGAAAACGCCCACCACATGGGCCTTTCGCAGCTGCACCAGCTGCGCGGCCGCGTGGGCCGGTCCCGCGAGCGCGCGTACGCGTATTTCCTGTATCCGGCGGATCAGACTCTGACGGAGAATTCCTACGACCGGTTGGCCACCATCGCGCAGAACAATGATCTCGGCGCCGGAATGGCCGTCGCGATGAAGGATCTGGAAATGCGCGGAGCGGGAAATGTGCTCGGCGCGGAACAATCCGGACACATTTCCGGCGTCGGTTTCGACATGTACGTCCGATTGGTCGGCGAAGCCGTCGCGGCGATGAAGGCCGTCGCCGACGGCGAAACGCCCGACGCTTCCGCGCAGGAACCGAAGGAAATCCGCATCGATTTGCCGGTTGACGCGAACATCCCGGCCTCCTACGTCGATTCCGAGCGGTTGCGCCTGGAGGCGTACCGGAAATTCGCGTCGGCGCAGGCCATGGAGGACATCGACGTCGTCCTGGACGAGCTGGTCGACCGTTATGGAGAGCCGCCGATCGAGGTGCAGCGCCTCGCGGCGATTTCGCGCCTGCGAATCATTTGCCGCGAGTTCGGCGTGCATGAAGTTCAAACGGCCGGTTCTCACATTAAGATAGGTCCCATGGAGCTCGCCGATTCGAAACAGGTGCGGTTGAAGCGCCTGCATCCGCAATCGACGTATCGGGCCGCATCGCGGACCGTTTCCGTGGCGGTTCCGAAGGAAGGGAAGGGTTTGCGGGCCAAGCCCGTGCGCGATGTCGCGCTCGTGCAATGGGTCGCCGATTTCCTGACCGGGATGGCGGGCATCCCCGTCATGGACATCGTCGGCGGCGCCCCCGGCGGAAAGGATCGGAAATGA